TTGGATGGTTTTTTAGTGcttaaacatttattttactagTGCAGGCTACTATGCGTGAAGGTTTGAAGCACGCTATAACGTGGAAAGGCACAagaaaatgcaattaatgtaCTTATTATGCAcatgtaaattaaatttagatatgTTATATCATGTCCTCTAATGAAATAAACTAAATGCAAGAAACACAGTTGTTTTGTTGAGAGGCCCTATAACTCGAAATGACAGTCTAACCAACGAGGATGTTTGAGAGCCAACTCGGAGTAGTGACCTAAAAGTGGTATTGTTTCAAAGGCATTTCAGGTAAAGAAGTAACATAGTTTTTCTACAATTCTAAACTGATCATAAGCCAAAATCAGCTAAACTTCACTATGTGATTTGGTGGAATGTTTTGATCAGTCGAAAAATGGAAGAGCCTTTCTATTCTTGCACGCACGCACGCACAGCAGATGACAGCGGGGCTGCACACGTGCACAGTCCCGATTGCAGAGAGATTCGCAGATATAAAAGGAAGACACATTTgttctggaaaaaaaaaatcaagattgTCAATATTGAAACCAGCAAACTTGATAGTATTAAAAGTAACAAACCAGCAAACTTCATAGTGAAACTACAGAACAAGTTCATACACATTCGTCCACGTGACATTTACTTGACACTCTGAAGTATGTACCTTTCACCCGTTTCGATTGCTGCTTACTACTTTCTAATCATAGTCGCAGGTTTTGCACGGGTGACCTACTGTACAAGGGAAAGGATAAGCAGGTATAGATGAGGACTGAAAGAGAATTCTATTAGAAATTTGGACAtggtaaattttttatttttatcaaagaTTGGACACAAACacaagataagaaaaaaaaacaccaagaCAGTGCTTATATATACCTTCATATCACGCGCCGGACTCTTAGCCCTTGGATTTGAAGGATCCCCGTACCTATCATAAACACGACTTGCTCGCCCACGGTCAGTACGCCTGGCCCTTTGATTTGAAGGACCATTGTACCTATCATAAACAGGCCTTGCACGCACACGGTCAAGAATCCTGGCCCTTGGATTTGAAGGACCTTTGTACCTATCATAAACATGACTTGCTTGTGCACGGGATGGTTTTGAAGGACCATCGCACCTCCTATTGTAGTGCCCAAACAGAGAATTCTATAAGTAATATACACATGTAGATCATAAAGACACACATAGGCATCCTTTCTCAGGTGGACAAGATTGGATACAACGAAATGATAAGGAAACAAGCACCAAGACTATAGTACCTATCATAATCTGTGCCTTGAACCAACCCATAATCAGGACCTGTTCGACCATGGCGGCATGCTGGAATGGATGACCTTAAGGAAGCATCATTTCTACGCCTTCCGTTTTCCCCTCTAGGGGGGCTACCCTCTCTACTGCCCTTTTCATCAGCACGTCGGAAAGCATAACCAACAGAAATAATTCTATCGAATATCTTACTGAAAATTCACACGTTAATTTATCAGCCCACTAGGAAGAGGTTAAGATGAAGCAAGTTAACATATCCATTACCTCCCATGGGTGCGCTTCAGAGCTTCTGTGGCATTTTCCTGAGTTTCAAATTGCACAAAAGCATAATTCTGACGCATGGATACATTAAGAACCCTCCCATAGCGCTCAAAATGGCTTTTTATGTCATGATCTCGAGTACGAGTAAGGTCAAAGTGTATCACAAAAAGGGTTTTATTTGGTCTTGTTTTTGATTCTGAACCATCATGATGCCTACAGCACTCAtcctaaaaaacaaaataaaatgcgaGTTCACTCCTAGGAACCTCATACATTCCTTTCagaaacaaatcaaataaaatatggatgCAACATACCGTAGCCCATTCAACCATTAATTCCCGTCTCTCATTCCCAAACAGTATGCCATGAAGACCACGGATGGCAGCTTCCGCATGATTTTTATACTTGAAATGGACAAAAGAAAAGCCTATATGTACTAACTAGCGTGAGTACACTAAGAGAAATACACAACAGGACTGTTTATCACTCCCCCGAGCTCACAATAGCATCACTAAGAGAAAAACGTTTGCaaccaacaaataaataaagaacaCAGGAGTGAACATGGGACTGTTCGATTGAAAGTTAGGAGGTAGTGAACTTGCATGATGGACTAAAGCAGTGTGTGAGTGATGATGAAGGCTAACTAAAATTATAGCCATGGGAAGTCAAGCAATCATTGATAAGCATAGTTTTCACCAATTTCACAGAGATGTTCTATAAATGGAGAAATGTGAATGATACAACTCATGGATAAAACACATCGATCCCCTATCACTATTGTGATCAGAAACATGTGCAACATTTCCatttgtgtgtgagagagatcCAGCAAGCCCTTCTTGCATTAGAGATTCTTATTGCAGAGTAGATGACAACCCGATATAGAAGATCATTTTCCACGGCATATGTCCTGCATCAAAACAAACACTTAAACACGGTTCCCTCAAGTCCTCAACAAAAATTTGGAGGCATCGTGCCATTTTATACCGACACTAAGCTCGTTTCTTCTTATCCTTTTCTTCGATTTTTACCTCACAATAGCCGTcatgtataataaattaatcatgtCAAGCCCAACATTGCAACACACAGAGCAAGAACATATCATTGATTGCAGAAAGAAACACATATAAAGAAATCATGAAAAATTTTACCTACAATCACTCAATGCTAGTAGTTCAAGTGTGGAAAACGGAAAAACATCAAACAATTAGATCTCTATTTCAGTCTCAATCACTTCAAATCGATTACGGAGTCAATCAAGAATCTAATTCGCACACCACGAAAAATCGAGCTGTGTGCAAATGCAAAAGTGCGTATTAACTATACCTTTTTTCACGACAATTCGCTCAATTCTTCCGTATCTGGAGAATAAATTTTGCAAGTCCGACTGTTTAGTAGTCTGGTAGTCATAGTTGCGGCAAAAGAGCGGCCACACCATCCCTTGCGAAATTCCGCCTTCCAAAAACTGCAACAGAGAAGAAATCACGCAAATTGAAGTATATTGTGAAAGATTTGATGTTATCTTCAAATTCgatcaagaaacaaaaaagcCCTAATTTCGATTGGGAGAAAAAATGAAGGGAAAATGTGGAGAGATGTTGATGAAGTTAGTTAAGTCGGTTATATTTGACATAAATGGAAagccactttttattttgttatacaCAATTCATAAAATAGACTTAACaagagagtaataaaattagtaaataaattggtATACATTAGGaataattgtgatttgtgataatattataaatggaaAAGAACTAATTTCTATATAACTATAAAAATGTCTGTTTGCCCCTTCATTTGCCCCGACGTTGctctaaaatttttaaaaaataatagtcattttcgccttagaaaaaatgaaaagaaaattcgGAAAGGATGGTAGTTAAGTCGGTTATATTTGAATGTTTGAACTTTGATGTAAATGAAagccactttttattttgttttacataattcccaaaaaataggCCTAATatgatagtagtaataaaattagtatacAATGGATGAAGGCCGATTCACTCATTTATATTTAGGCCTAAGACGATTACAACTATGAATAGGATTGGGGTTAactattttccaaaatttcattatatgGGGGAAAATGAAGTGATATTCCCAAATTAGTGcaaacaattaaacaaaaagaaaaattgaatgattTTTAAACTTACAAATCAACAAACTTCATATTGAATCTGTCTATCTACAAACTTTTGAGGTTTTGAACAACAAACTTTCTAAACTTTACAAATCAACAAACTTCATATTGAATCTGTCTATCTACAAAACAACTTCACACAAATTTCATACGTTTGTTTCTAGTGCTACTTACTACTTCCTCATCACTGTCTCAACCTTCGCACGGGACTTTGCTCGCGCACGATCAGGACTCCTAGCCCTTGGATTTGTAGGACCCTCGTACCTATCATAAACAGGACTTGCTCGCAGCACACGTTTAGGACTCCTGGCCCTTGGATTTGAAGGACCAGCGTACCTATCATAAACAGGACTTGCTCGTCTGTGGCGGTATGCTGGACTAGGTAACCTCGAGGAAGCATAATTTCTACGCTTTCGCTTCTTTCTTCTGTGCCTATCATTATCTTCCTTAAAAGCATACTCAACACGAAGAACTGTATCAAATAACATACtgaaaattcacaaattaatttatcagCCCACTAGGAAGACGACGTTAAGAAAAGGTTGAAACGAAGCACACATTAACATATTCGTTACCTACTCTGGGAGAGCTCCAGGGCACTTGTGGCATCCTCCTGAGTTTCGAAATGCACAAAAGCAACATCCCTTGACATACGTACATTAAGAACCCTCCCATAAGGCTCGAAGTGTTTTTCAATGTCACGATTTTTAGTACGAACAGGGTCAAAGCGTTTCACAAAAAGGGTTCTAGTTGGCCTTGGATTTGATTCTAAATCACCATGACGCCCACGACGCTTACcctaaaaacaaataataatgcCACTGATTTTGAATGAAATAACTCTCAAATAAGTCTCATTTATATTCTGTAAGACTTaataacacaaataaaaatgtggtGGCTACGTACCACAGCCCATTTAACTTGCATTCTGAGTCTTTGAGACCCAAATGGATTGCCTTGAAGTTCTCGGATGGCCTTTGTCGCATCATTAACATCCTCGAAATAGACAAAAGCATATTCTACAGGTACTAACTAGCATGAGTAACAGATGgtataaaagataaaaacatttgcaaccaagaaataaataaagaacaaaaacACTTCAAAATTGGGAATGTTTGATTGGAAGTTCGGAGGTGGAGAACTTGCATGATGAACCTAAAGAAGAGTGTGAGTGATGACTAAAATTACGGCTATGTGAAGTCGAGCATCATTGTCTAAGTCACGAATTTCTCACAGCGGTGTTCAGTAAATGGAGACTTGTGAATGATACAAACTCATGGACCTTATTATGATCAGAAACATGTGCAACATTTCCATTCGTGTGTGAGAGAGATCCGGCACGTGGATATCCCTTGCATATGACAAGCCAACATAGAGGCTCATTTTCCATGGCATACGTCCTGCGTCAAAACAAACACTTAAACACAGTGCCATTTTAAACCGACTCttcttttcttgttcttcgaTTTTTACCTCACAATAGCCCAGATAGTACCACCAAATTATCCAACCAATTGCATCACACAGAAAAGAAATAGTATATCAAGAGACAAATTCACATAAATCATGAATATATATACCACCAATCACTCACAATAAAGTGGAAAACGGGAAAACATCAAACAATTAGGTCTTAATCACTTCAAATCTATTACGGAGTCAATCAAGATCAAGCTaaacatcaaattaattcacaCTACGAAAAATCGAGCTGTGTGCAAAGGAAAAACTGCGTATAACTACCTGATTTCATTTCAATACGCCCAATTTTTCCGTATCTGGAGAACAAACGGTCCAAGTCCGACTGTTGAGTATGGGACTCATAGTTGCGGCAGAACACCGACCACATGATCCCTTGCGAAATTTCGCCGTCTAAAAACTGCAACAGAGAAGAAATCACGCCAATTGAAGTATATTGTGAAAGAATCGGTGTTACCTTCAAAATCgatgaagaaacaaaaaagcCCTAATTTCGATTGGGGAAACGAGTTGGAGAGGTGAAGTCCgttggttttaaaaatatttggcgcaaaatgaaattttctttttgatggttaaattaaagcctttttaaaaatatttttgttatgtaGTAGTAACCCACCTATTGGGAGGCAATgtttatataatcaaaataatatttttggggGGCAATGTTTGTAAAATCGAAATACACTCATTTTTGTGAACGTACCAAATTAGGGAAGAAAACCGATTCACTCATTGTACAAAGTAAGAAGAGATCGATGCGACTAAAGAGGCGCTAGAATttcaaattgagaaaaaattccCTAGTGTAGACATATCATTTGACAGAATGAGTTGGTATGCCCAACgaataattatttgataagtgaTACTCTAAAAAAGTTATATTCCAACTATACATAATTTGCACttatattttgcaaaaaaaatataattatatatcaaCATGATTTAAAAACTATCTATCAAAATCGAATCGCCCATTTTACAAAGGAATAAGAGGATCGATGCTAGGTCAACAAAGAAGGAACCGGAGAGGAGCTAGTGATGGACAATAATGCTTCACTTAAATACAATTAATCAAGGAAGAACATACAGGTTTTTGATCATATGCGACTAGGGTTTGGATCGATTGAGGGAAGACACAATTTCTTCACTGGGAGAGGAGGAAGAATCAAGAAGGGGCTAAGGTTTTCAATTGGAATGGGAATACAGACAGGATTTGAGCGTTCATACAATTTATATTAAGCCTAACATGATTCATTAGAATCCTCCATGAATACCAGTCAATATGAAAGAAGTCTAATAAGTAGGAACGacccaaaatgacaaaatgagcAAAGGACGAAGAAAGTATTATTTTGCACATTGCTAGCAAGATTTGTATGCAAAGATAGTTAAAATTGCAATAACATAGCAAGAAAAAGGAGTTTCAATCATAATCTTCCATTCGACTGCTGCTCACTATTTCCTCATCACTGTCGCGGCCTTGGCACGGATGACCTACTGTACAAGGTAAATGATAAGCAGATGATTCAACAAGTATAATactatactccatatatttagATGATTCTGAGAAGCAAAGACTTtgtaaaaatcttatttttgtaAAGATTGGATACAaccaaaagataaaaaaaggaCCAAgatattatatactagtatatataaatatatgtaccTTCTATATTGCGCACAGGACTTGCTCGCGCAGGGTCAGGACTCATGGCCGTTGGATTTGAAGGGCCATCGTACCAATCATCAACAGGACTTGCTCGCCAGGTTCAGGACTCATGGCCGTTGGATTAGAAGGACCATCACACCTATCATCAACAGGACTTGCTTGTACAGGGTCAGGAGTCATGGTCCTTGGATTTGAAGGACCATCGCACCTATCATCAACAGGACTTGCTTGCGCAGGGTCAGGAGTCATGGCCCTTGGATTTGAAGGACCATCGCACCTATCATAAACAGGACTTGCTCGCACAGGGTCAGGACTCATGGCCGTTGGATTTGAAGGATCATCACACCTACCCTTTTCATCATCACCCGGCCTTGGAGAAGCATACTCAACACGAATAAGTCTATCAAAAAGCGTACTGAAATTCATAAGTCAATTTATCAGCTCACTATGAAGAGGTTGAGAAAAGGAAGAGATGAAGCAAGTTAAAACATTCATTACCTCTGATGGGTGCACTCCAGAGCTTTTGTGGCAATTTCCTGAGTTTCAAAGTCCACAAAAGCATAATCCCTAAGTTGACGTACACCAAGAACCTTCCCATAAGGCTCAAAGTGTCTTATTATGTCATGATTTTTGGTAAGAATAGGGTCAAAGTTTGCCACAAAAAGGGTTATGTTCGGTATTGGATCCGAAGGCGAACCACGGTCAttctaaaaaacaaaatataatgcCAGTGACCAAATAATTCTCATTTGTACTGTGTTAGACTTAATAACAGGCGCATAAGtgaaacacaaattaaatgtGTAGGCTACATACCTTGGCCCATTTAACTACTAATTTGCATATGTGAAACCCAGGCTCAGATAGTTTGCGACCATTAAGACCATGGATGGCATTTTGCGCATCACTTTCATCCTCGAAATAAACAAAAGCATAGCCTACAGGCACTAACTAGCATGAGTAACAGAGTGAATATACAATAGGGCTTCTTATCGGTCCCCCCAGCTGACAGTAGCATcacaagaagaaaaacgtttgcaaccaagaaataaataaagaacaaaACCTGATAAAATGGGAATGTTTGAATGAAAGTAAGGAGGTAGAGAACTTGCATGAACTAAAGATGTGTGTGAGTAATGATGAAGGCTAACTAAAATTACAGCCATGAGAAGTCAAGCAATCATTGATAAGCATGGTTTCACCAATTTCACAGAGACGTTCAGTAAATGGAGACATGTGAAGAGAGATCCGGCAAGTAGATAGGTAGCCCTTCTTGCACTTATTGCAGAGTAGATGGCAACCCAATATAGAAGATCATTTTCCTTAGCATAGGTCCTGCGTCAAAACAAACACTTAAACACGATgccatttcatttgttttggaGGCATCCTGCTGCTCATttataagactcttctcttcTTATCTTTTCTTCAATGTTTACCTCACAAGTCACAATAGTCATCATGAATATACTCAATGCTAGCTAGTTCAACTGTTCAACCGATACTTTTCTTATGTCTCAGCCACACACTCAAAAAGGGAAAAGCATCAAATAAGCACACAATTGCCATCATTTATTCATCTATTATGACATGAATCCCAGCATTGTTCAGATATTACTTCCAAATTTTCCAACCAATTGCAACAAGCATATACTTTGATTGCAGCTCACACTTTTATTTCTCAACTATAAACTGGGACAGGGAAAATTTTCTAAACATTTAGGTCTTCAATCACATAACAAgaattaatatattgtttGATTGCAGCAAGAAACacatacaaataaatcatggaCATATTTATCAACAGGCACTCAATGCTAGTTCAACCGTTCAACCAATACTTTTCTTATTTCCCAGATACAAACTGGAAAAGGGAAAAGCATCAAACAGGTGTTACTTCCTATCTTTTTCCTACGGCGACACTAAGCCTATCTTTTACACACACAACTCTTCCTATGTTTTTCTTCGATGCTCACCTAACAATAGCCGTCATTATTCATCTATTATGACAGTAATCCCAGCATTGTTCAGAAATTACTTCCAAATTGCCCAACCAATTGCAACAAGAAACGCATACAAATAAACATTTAGGTCATCAATCATCGATTCCAATCGATCAAATTAGTTCGAGCGGTGAAAAAATGAGTTGTCTGTGAGTATTAACTACCTGTTCGCATTTCAATTCGCACATCATTTCCATATTGGGAGAACAAACTCTTCAAGTCCGACTCTCGAGTCTGGTACCCGAAGTTGGTGCAATAGATCGGCCTCATGATCCCTCGCGAGTCCGAAAAAACTGCAGCAGTGGAAGAATGAATCACACAACGCAAGATTTGGTGTTGCCTTCAAAATTACTAATGAAGAAAccacaaaccctaatttcgaTTGGGATAGGAAATCAGCACATTACCGAAGAAGAAAAGGGGCTAAACTCCGatgagttttaaatttttttggcgCAAATGGAAACCCAACTCCTTTTGTTCTTATATACTCTTCTattagtatgtttttttttaataaaaataaattgaaggtCACAATCCGATGATGCGAATATTAATATTAGGCCAATACACGTACACTACTTTATCAATCTCTTAATATCTTTACGAACTGAAAGAGACTAAATGTCAAGTCAACAAAGAAGGAACCACGCCACCTCAAGAGACTAATATCTTTGATCGATGGCATAGTGCACAACACTTTACTATTGAATCTCGAGTATTACAACCGTGAACATAAGAAATGAGGCTAAGGTTTGGATCTGTCGAGGAGAAGATATGATTTCATCATCGCCGATGAATTTAGTGATTATTCCACTTACCGATTTGTACATACCTTGGACACTTATAACTGATATGTATATATCTTGGAGGGTGCTATATATCAAAAACTAACAATCGATCAACAATTTAAAGTTGCTTAATATCCAAAGTCAAATATCGATCCCCTTGACCTTTGATTCTAAATGGATGAGTCTATGCCAATAATCTATCGctaaggttttttttttttttatgtacagtaatgccaatttttttatatagtaaatgttttaaataagggtaaaaaattgcaaatacataataaaaagtgaaaattgaatatgttCTCAATGTTGGTTAAGGGTTTTTCTAATacatattgaaaattgaaacactTCAATCTTAAACACTTATACtattcacatttattatttccccTGAATCTTAGCTatatattacaaataatttataatttcattatgtatcaaaatttacataacaactaaaataacaaaaaatcacataatttaaatcctGAAAAACTTAAGTTGGAACGACcccaaatgacaaaatgagcACATTAAAGGACAAGAATTGCTATTTGCTAGCAAGAATTGTATGCACAGAGAGGTAAAATTGCAATTACAAGATAGCAAGAAAAGGTGTTACTACAAAACTACTTCATACATTCGTCCAAATACTATTACTTCACACTAGTCACACTACTGCTATTGTATGTTGATTTCATAAGTTTCAACTGCTGCTCACTACTTCCTCGTCACTCTCGCGACCTTGGCACGGATGACCCAACGCACAAGGGAAAGGATAAGCAGGGTGTAGACGAGGACTGAAAGAGAATTCTATCATAAACAAGACTTGCTGGCAGAGCCCTTGGATTTGAAGGACCATCGATCATTAACAGGACTTGCTCGCGCACGGTCAGGGGTCCTGTACTTAGCACAAACAGGACTTGGTCGACTAGAGCGGTATGCTGGACTGGGTGACCTAAAGGAAGCATCATTTCTACTCCTTCCGCTATCTCCTCTGCGGCGACCATATCCATTACCCTTTTCATCGTCATCCCAACTTAAAGCAGACTCAACACGAATAAGTGTATCGAATAGCTTACTGAAATTCACAAGTCAATTTATCAGGTCACTAGGAAGAGGTTAAGAAAAGGTACAGGAGATGAAGCAAGTTAACATATTCATTACCTCCTGCGGGTGTGCTGCAGAGCTTTTGTGGCATTTTCCTGAGTTTCAAAGTGCACAAAAGCATAATCTTGATGCATACTTACACTAAGAACCTTCCCATAAGGCTCAAAGTGCCTTTTTATGTCATGATCTTTAGTACGAATAAAGTCAAAGTGTGCCACAAAAAGGGTTTTGTTTGGTATCGGATTTGAT
The genomic region above belongs to Salvia hispanica cultivar TCC Black 2014 chromosome 3, UniMelb_Shisp_WGS_1.0, whole genome shotgun sequence and contains:
- the LOC125209498 gene encoding serine/arginine-rich splicing factor RS31-like isoform X3, with protein sequence MVEWATDECCRHHDGSESKTRPNKTLFVIHFDLTRTRDHDIKSHFERYGRVLNVSMRQNYAFVQFETQENATEALKRTHGSKIFDRIISVGYAFRRADEKGSREGSPPRGENGRRRNDASLRSSIPACRHGRTGPDYGLVQGTDYDRRCDGPSKPSRAQASHVYDRYKGPSNPRARILDRVRARPVYDRYNGPSNQRARRTDRGRASRVYDRYGDPSNPRAKSPARDMK
- the LOC125209498 gene encoding serine/arginine-rich splicing factor RS31-like isoform X2; translated protein: MVEWATDECCRHHDGSESKTRPNKTLFVIHFDLTRTRDHDIKSHFERYGRVLNVSMRQNYAFVQFETQENATEALKRTHGSKIFDRIISVGYAFRRADEKGSREGSPPRGENGRRRNDASLRSSIPACRHGRTGPDYGLVQGTDYDRRCDGPSKPSRAQASHVYDRYKGPSNPRARILDRVRARPVYDRYNGPSNQRARRTDRGRASRVYDRYGDPSNPRAKSPARDMKVTRAKPATMIRK
- the LOC125215695 gene encoding serine/arginine-rich splicing factor RS31-like isoform X1, yielding MENEPLCWLVICKGYPRAGSLSHTNGNVAHVSDHNKLVPVEYAFVYFEDVNDATKAIRELQGNPFGSQRLRMQVKWAVGKRRGRHGDLESNPRPTRTLFVKRFDPVRTKNRDIEKHFEPYGRVLNVRMSRDVAFVHFETQEDATSALELSQSSMLFDTVLRVEYAFKEDNDRHRRKKRKRRNYASSRLPSPAYRHRRASPVYDRYAGPSNPRARSPKRVLRASPVYDRYEGPTNPRARSPDRARAKSRAKVETVMRK
- the LOC125215695 gene encoding serine/arginine-rich splicing factor RS31-like isoform X2, whose protein sequence is MWSVFCRNYESHTQQSDLDRLFSRYGKIGRIEMKSEYAFVYFEDVNDATKAIRELQGNPFGSQRLRMQVKWAVGKRRGRHGDLESNPRPTRTLFVKRFDPVRTKNRDIEKHFEPYGRVLNVRMSRDVAFVHFETQEDATSALELSQSSMLFDTVLRVEYAFKEDNDRHRRKKRKRRNYASSRLPSPAYRHRRASPVYDRYAGPSNPRARSPKRVLRASPVYDRYEGPTNPRARSPDRARAKSRAKVETVMRK
- the LOC125209498 gene encoding serine/arginine-rich splicing factor RS31A-like isoform X1, which gives rise to MVEWATDECCRHHDGSESKTRPNKTLFVIHFDLTRTRDHDIKSHFERYGRVLNVSMRQNYAFVQFETQENATEALKRTHGSKIFDRIISVGYAFRRADEKGSREGSPPRGENGRRRNDASLRSSIPACRHGRTGPDYGLVQGTDYDRRCDGPSKPSRAQASHVYDRYKGPSNPRARILDRVRARPVYDRYNGPSNQRARRTDRGRASRVYDRYGDPSNPRAKSPARDMKNKCVFLLYLRISLQSGLCTCAAPLSSAVRACVQE
- the LOC125216863 gene encoding serine/arginine-rich splicing factor RS31-like, whose translation is MSPFTERLCEIGYAFVYFEDESDAQNAIHGLNGRKLSEPGFHICKLVVKWAKNDRGSPSDPIPNITLFVANFDPILTKNHDIIRHFEPYGKVLGVRQLRDYAFVDFETQEIATKALECTHQSTLFDRLIRVEYASPRPGDDEKGRCDDPSNPTAMSPDPVRASPVYDRCDGPSNPRAMTPDPAQASPVDDRCDGPSNPRTMTPDPVQASPVDDRCDGPSNPTAMSPEPGEQVLLMIGTMALQIQRP